In uncultured Bacteroides sp., the following proteins share a genomic window:
- a CDS encoding glycoside hydrolase, whose protein sequence is MSNLHFTEQNSLCEKLHKVKKQKSNLKFLLLAIFLVALQNSYSQLPPKNKVSKKSDARELIVDFTKEKGSFNRMPLECIGAGRANEGLRADWQQQLAYVKKSCDFKYIRMHGLLSDDMAVYKEDRNGNPEYNFQYIDALYDYLLSIGIKPFVELGFMPSALASGSKTIFWWRGNVTPPKDYNKWGDLMRNLTLHFTQRYGTDEVKSWYFEVWNEPNLDGFWAGTQAEYFKLYTYSVNAIKSVNNEYKVGGPATAGAAWVPEMISFCKENGLPLDFISTHAYGVKQGFLDEFGNSGTVLSKDPMSVSGDVLNSRKQISQSAMPGLELHYTEWSSSYTPADPMHDSYHQAAYILDRLKKVGTAATSMSYWVFTDIFEEAGPRFTPFHGGFGLLNTQGINKPAFYSFKFINKLGNTELVNKDSCSWVCKDAKGNMQILLWDFTNTHPGDSVNNQVYYVRDLPAKSKGKVKVAVSNVPEGDYVLELYKVGYRTNDTYTTYLDMGKPNQLTRQQVEQIKKLNDGSPVSKEIVKVKAGITFTKEMDLRENDVYLLNLVKL, encoded by the coding sequence ATGTCTAACTTACATTTCACAGAACAAAATTCATTATGTGAGAAACTTCACAAAGTTAAAAAACAAAAGAGTAATTTAAAGTTCTTGTTGCTGGCAATCTTCCTTGTAGCTCTCCAGAATTCTTACTCACAGCTTCCTCCTAAAAATAAGGTGTCCAAAAAGTCGGATGCCAGAGAATTAATAGTTGATTTTACGAAAGAAAAAGGTTCATTCAACAGAATGCCCCTGGAATGTATTGGAGCAGGTCGTGCCAATGAAGGATTGCGTGCCGACTGGCAGCAGCAGCTTGCTTATGTAAAGAAGTCGTGCGATTTTAAATACATCCGTATGCATGGGCTGCTTTCTGACGATATGGCTGTTTACAAAGAAGATAGAAATGGAAACCCTGAATATAATTTCCAGTATATTGATGCTTTATATGATTATTTATTGAGTATAGGTATAAAACCTTTTGTGGAATTAGGCTTTATGCCATCTGCTTTGGCTAGTGGCTCTAAAACTATTTTCTGGTGGAGAGGCAACGTTACTCCTCCTAAGGATTATAATAAGTGGGGAGATCTGATGCGCAATCTTACTCTTCATTTTACTCAGCGTTACGGAACAGACGAAGTTAAGAGCTGGTATTTTGAAGTGTGGAATGAGCCAAACCTGGATGGTTTCTGGGCCGGAACACAAGCTGAATATTTCAAATTATATACTTACAGCGTAAATGCGATAAAGTCGGTAAATAATGAATATAAGGTTGGTGGTCCGGCTACTGCCGGTGCCGCATGGGTGCCTGAGATGATTAGTTTCTGTAAAGAGAACGGTCTTCCGCTCGACTTTATCAGTACTCATGCCTATGGAGTAAAGCAAGGCTTTTTAGATGAATTTGGGAATTCCGGAACTGTTCTTAGTAAAGATCCTATGTCGGTCAGCGGTGATGTTCTTAATTCCCGTAAGCAGATATCACAATCTGCCATGCCCGGACTGGAATTACACTATACAGAATGGAGCTCTTCTTATACACCGGCCGATCCTATGCACGACAGCTATCATCAGGCAGCCTATATACTCGATAGACTTAAGAAAGTAGGTACAGCAGCCACTTCAATGTCATATTGGGTTTTTACTGATATCTTTGAAGAAGCTGGTCCGCGTTTCACTCCTTTCCATGGCGGATTCGGATTGCTGAACACCCAAGGCATAAATAAACCTGCTTTCTACTCTTTTAAATTTATCAATAAACTAGGTAATACGGAACTCGTTAATAAAGACTCCTGTTCATGGGTATGCAAAGATGCCAAAGGTAATATGCAGATACTTTTATGGGACTTTACCAATACTCATCCCGGAGATTCAGTAAATAATCAGGTGTATTATGTACGCGATCTGCCTGCAAAGTCAAAAGGAAAGGTGAAAGTAGCTGTATCCAATGTTCCCGAAGGCGATTATGTACTCGAACTGTATAAAGTAGGATACCGCACCAACGATACTTATACAACTTATCTTGATATGGGCAAGCCTAACCAGCTTACAAGACAACAGGTTGAGCAGATAAAGAAACTCAATGATGGTTCACCAGTCTCAAAAGAAATTGTAAAAGTGAAGGCTGGCATTACGTTTACAAAAGAAATGGATCTTCGTGAAAACGATGTTTATTTACTGAATTTGGTTAAGTTATAA